In Erigeron canadensis isolate Cc75 chromosome 7, C_canadensis_v1, whole genome shotgun sequence, one DNA window encodes the following:
- the LOC122608805 gene encoding heavy metal-associated isoprenylated plant protein 32-like has translation MSEEESLNIQSCVLKVNIHCDGCKQKVREVLTNIVGVNDVKIEPEQGKEMVSGNVDKQTLIKKLSKSRKHAEISGVSQKQLQMNDLIKNMQINGGKSPRKGGGNNRKQVQQQKGDAGGAGLKHLQQLQRLKGFKAKKLPPDQLKLPNFGGGGGGGGKDGQKSVKFDVSESDDNEFDEEEDDEFDDDDILIKKPGGGGGSSMGNMINSQVMKGGGERGNMNGGNRGGQSHNKCGGGGGNMNAGVHGMQNMMGLPTGGPMGAGGGDDNNGYFHGAPSGQNHNKCGGVRDNMNGGVYGMQNMMRGGGGGMGRMGHMGAVEGLSAGRTMGGGCDGNNGYFPGAPSGQNHNKCGGGRGNMNGGVHEMQNMMSMHGGGGGMGPMGHMGAVEGL, from the exons AGTTGTGTCTTGAAAGTGAACATTCATTGTGATGGTTGTAAACAAAAAGTGAGAGAAGTCCTTACAAATATTGTAG gtGTGAATGATGTGAAAATAGAACCAGAACAAGGCAAAGAGATGGTGTCTGGGAATGTTGATAAACAAACATTAATAAAGAAACTATCAAAAAGTAGGAAACATGCAGAGATTTCGGGGGTTTCTCAAAAACAACTACAGATGAATGATTTAATAAAGAATATGCAGATTAATGGCGGTAAATCTCCCCGGAAAGGAGGTGGAAATAACCGGAAACAAGTGCAACAGCAAAAGGGTGATGCCGGTGGAGCTGGGCTGAAACACCTTCAACAACTTCAGCGGTTGAAAGGGTTTAAAGCTAAGAAGTTGCCTCCTGATCAGTTGAAGTTACCGAAttttggtggtggaggtggtggggGTGGGAAGGACGGGCAGAAGTCGGTGAAGTTTGATGTATCTGAGAGTGATGATAATGAGTTTGATGAGGAGGAGGATGATgagtttgatgatgatgatattctGATTAAGAAGCCGGGTGGTGGTGGAGGTTCGTCGATGGGTAATATGATAAATTCGCAGGTTATGAAAGGAGGTGGTGAACGCGGTAACATGAATGGAGGTAATCGTGGTGGTCAGAGTCATAATAAGTGCGGTGGTGGAGGCGGTAACATGAATGCTGGTGTACATGGGATGCAAAACATGATGG GACTTCCGACCGGTGGACCAATGGgtgctggtggtggtgacgacaATAATGGTTATTTCCATGGTGCTCCTAGTGGTCAAAATCATAATAAGTGTGGAGGTGTACGCGATAACATGAATGGTGGTGTATATGGGATGCAAAACATGATgcgtggtggtggaggtggtatGGGGCGGATGGGTCATATGGGTGCCGTTGAAGGACTTTCGGCCGGTAGAACAATGGGCGGTGGTTGTGACGGCAATAATGGTTATTTCCCTGGTGCTCCTAGTGGTCAAAATCATAATAAGTGCGGTGGTGGACGCGGTAACATGAATGGTGGTGTACATGAGATGCAAAACATGATGAGTATGcatggtggtggaggtggtatGGGGCCGATGGGTCATATGGGTGCCGTTGAAGGACTTTAG